One window of Alkaliphilus metalliredigens QYMF genomic DNA carries:
- a CDS encoding family 10 glycosylhydrolase, producing MLTKNKVSKLISICIVGILMITALPLHSFAIEEPWDQYNQYLPRETPVTKRHLRGAWISTVINLDWPSVETAKIKNDKERIQKSKEELIAILDKSVEMNMNAVFFQVSPEGDAFYNSNIVPWSRYLTGTFGKDPGFDPLAFAIEEAHKRNLELHAWFNPYRISMYMNDSTIESLNIEKSVYKEHPDWVKSAMSRFVIDPGIPQAREWVIKRTMEVVNDYDVDGIHFDDYFYYEKHVGELEDQDTFSQYNLGQFSNLGEWRRNNTYLLVKELSNEIRKTKPWIKFGISPAGVWANKKDGHLNGSNTSAGLPNYDRSFADTKKWVEEEIIDYIAPQVYFTFANPSAPYGEVANWWSNVVRGKNVHLYIGQALYKVNDNADQYFQGNHAVEEFVRQHKYNTMKPEVMGSIMFRFQNFNHGNKQQVVNVMKEDLWSTKALVPVMPWRGGQAPHSPTQGRIEALSNGTKLSWVDKDPNTAYYAIYRINKGSEININTDASALKLISTVRKSDKALQEFIDKENNDIAKTTYLVTALDRLHHESNELVISINQSAYFSDVGEQQAWAINAIDSFYERGIVNGVGGGKFAPKNNVTRADFLIMVMKSYGLELDSHVTGNFSDAGDKYYSKYLGTAKRLGLVSGVGNNLYLPETTITRQDMIVILYSVLDKLEQLPKISNNGRDFEKFNDTGEIANYAIKAMKLFVEAGIVQGDGNNLKPKHATTRAEAVQVLYNLLSK from the coding sequence ATGTTAACTAAAAATAAAGTGAGTAAATTGATTAGTATTTGCATTGTGGGTATATTGATGATTACGGCTTTACCACTCCATAGTTTTGCAATCGAAGAACCATGGGACCAGTACAACCAATACCTACCAAGGGAAACGCCTGTTACAAAAAGGCACCTTCGAGGAGCCTGGATTTCCACTGTTATCAATTTAGATTGGCCATCAGTAGAGACGGCAAAAATAAAAAATGATAAAGAGCGAATCCAAAAAAGCAAGGAAGAGTTAATTGCGATTTTAGACAAATCAGTTGAAATGAATATGAATGCTGTTTTCTTTCAGGTGAGTCCTGAAGGGGATGCTTTTTATAACTCAAATATTGTACCCTGGTCCCGTTATCTAACGGGTACATTTGGGAAGGATCCTGGTTTTGACCCTTTAGCCTTCGCCATAGAAGAAGCACATAAACGGAACCTTGAGCTTCATGCATGGTTTAATCCCTATAGGATATCCATGTACATGAATGATTCTACAATAGAGTCCCTTAATATAGAGAAAAGTGTCTACAAGGAACATCCCGATTGGGTCAAATCCGCTATGTCTAGATTTGTTATAGATCCAGGTATTCCCCAAGCCAGAGAATGGGTCATTAAAAGAACCATGGAAGTCGTGAATGATTATGATGTAGATGGAATTCATTTTGATGATTATTTCTATTATGAAAAACATGTGGGAGAGTTAGAAGACCAAGATACCTTTAGTCAATACAATTTAGGCCAATTTTCAAACCTAGGGGAGTGGAGAAGAAACAATACCTATTTGCTTGTGAAAGAGCTTTCAAATGAAATAAGAAAAACAAAGCCATGGATAAAATTTGGAATCAGTCCCGCGGGGGTTTGGGCAAATAAAAAGGATGGACACCTCAATGGTTCAAATACTAGTGCTGGGCTACCCAATTATGACAGGAGTTTTGCAGATACGAAAAAATGGGTAGAAGAAGAGATTATAGACTATATTGCTCCCCAGGTTTACTTTACATTTGCTAACCCCAGTGCCCCCTACGGTGAAGTTGCCAACTGGTGGTCAAACGTTGTGAGGGGAAAAAATGTTCACTTATATATTGGACAGGCCCTTTATAAGGTAAATGATAATGCTGACCAATATTTTCAAGGGAACCATGCAGTTGAAGAGTTTGTTCGGCAGCATAAATATAATACGATGAAACCTGAAGTCATGGGCAGTATTATGTTTAGATTTCAGAACTTTAATCACGGCAATAAGCAGCAGGTTGTCAACGTCATGAAAGAGGACCTGTGGTCAACAAAGGCACTGGTCCCTGTTATGCCCTGGAGGGGCGGGCAAGCACCTCATAGTCCTACCCAAGGGAGGATAGAGGCCCTTTCCAATGGAACCAAGCTGTCGTGGGTTGACAAGGACCCTAATACGGCATATTATGCAATTTATCGAATCAATAAAGGAAGTGAAATCAACATTAACACTGATGCAAGTGCTCTAAAGCTTATCAGTACAGTAAGAAAAAGTGATAAGGCACTTCAAGAATTCATAGACAAGGAAAATAATGATATTGCAAAAACAACCTATCTTGTGACTGCCCTGGACAGATTGCATCATGAAAGTAACGAACTTGTCATTAGTATAAATCAATCCGCCTACTTTAGTGATGTAGGAGAACAACAAGCATGGGCAATCAATGCCATTGATAGCTTTTACGAAAGAGGGATTGTAAATGGTGTAGGAGGAGGCAAATTTGCCCCCAAAAATAACGTAACCCGGGCTGATTTTCTCATTATGGTGATGAAATCCTATGGATTAGAACTGGACTCTCATGTCACTGGCAACTTCTCTGATGCCGGTGATAAGTATTATAGTAAATACCTTGGAACCGCAAAACGACTTGGACTTGTATCGGGTGTGGGTAATAATCTTTACTTACCTGAAACCACAATCACACGGCAAGACATGATTGTAATCCTATATAGTGTATTAGATAAATTAGAACAACTACCAAAGATAAGTAATAATGGTAGGGATTTTGAGAAGTTCAATGATACAGGTGAAATTGCTAATTATGCAATAAAAGCAATGAAATTATTTGTGGAAGCTGGAATTGTTCAAGGAGATGGCAATAACCTTAAGCCTAAGCATGCCACCACAAGAGCAGAGGCAGTACAGGTACTATACAACCTGCTTTCAAAATAA
- the rlmD gene encoding 23S rRNA (uracil(1939)-C(5))-methyltransferase RlmD — MLKRKQVVEFIIEETEYGGKAYGLVDGNKVIVKHGIKGQKVRVFINKARRNKIEGKILEILERSPMENQETCAHFGKCGGCFQQGIAYEHQLKEKEAQVKRLFEEDNIQYENWLPIEGSPEAFGYRNKMEFSFGDEEKGGPLTLGMHKRGKHHDIVTVDQCLIMDEDFRSILTVILEFFKQREIPHYSSTRHEGYLRHLVVRKAHYTKEILINLVTTTQSDINIEGLVEEIKALSLKGKLVGSLHTFNDNLADMVQSDRTDVLIGQDYFSEELLGLRFKISAFSFFQTNSLGAEKLYSIVRDFVGQADDQVVFDLYCGTGTIGQIVAQKAKKVIGIEIVEDAVTAANENAKLNGLTNCHFIAGDVKKKIKELNDKPDIIILDPPRAGIHAAALQDIIDFNTEKIVYVSCNPKSMVKDLAMLEAHGYQVKKVKCMDMFPHTPHVEAVTLLTK, encoded by the coding sequence GTGCTAAAGAGAAAGCAAGTAGTGGAATTTATCATAGAAGAAACTGAATATGGTGGAAAGGCCTATGGCCTTGTAGATGGTAACAAAGTAATTGTTAAGCATGGTATCAAGGGGCAAAAAGTGAGGGTCTTTATTAATAAGGCACGTAGGAATAAAATAGAAGGCAAGATTTTAGAAATCTTAGAGAGGTCGCCTATGGAGAACCAAGAAACCTGTGCCCATTTTGGAAAATGTGGGGGATGCTTTCAGCAGGGGATTGCCTACGAGCATCAGCTAAAGGAAAAGGAAGCCCAAGTAAAACGGCTTTTTGAAGAAGATAACATTCAATATGAAAATTGGCTACCCATCGAAGGAAGTCCTGAAGCCTTTGGGTATCGAAATAAGATGGAGTTTTCCTTTGGAGATGAAGAAAAAGGAGGACCCCTAACATTAGGGATGCATAAAAGAGGAAAACATCACGATATTGTGACAGTGGACCAATGCTTAATTATGGACGAAGATTTCAGAAGTATTCTAACCGTGATCTTAGAATTTTTTAAGCAAAGAGAAATACCTCATTATAGCTCCACGAGACATGAAGGATATTTAAGACACTTAGTTGTACGAAAGGCTCACTATACTAAAGAAATATTAATTAACTTAGTAACAACCACACAATCCGACATTAACATAGAAGGTTTAGTTGAAGAAATCAAAGCACTTTCTTTAAAAGGAAAGTTAGTAGGCTCTTTACATACGTTTAATGACAACCTTGCTGATATGGTTCAAAGTGATCGAACCGATGTACTTATTGGACAGGATTATTTCTCAGAAGAGCTATTAGGGCTTAGGTTCAAAATTTCGGCATTTTCATTTTTTCAAACCAATAGTCTTGGAGCAGAGAAGCTGTACTCAATTGTTCGAGATTTTGTTGGACAGGCTGATGATCAAGTTGTTTTCGATCTTTATTGTGGAACGGGTACAATAGGACAGATTGTAGCGCAAAAGGCTAAAAAAGTGATTGGTATTGAAATTGTTGAAGATGCAGTGACAGCTGCCAACGAAAATGCCAAACTAAATGGGCTAACGAACTGTCATTTCATTGCAGGAGATGTGAAGAAAAAGATTAAAGAACTTAATGATAAGCCAGACATCATTATACTGGATCCACCAAGGGCAGGAATTCATGCTGCAGCATTACAGGACATTATTGACTTTAATACAGAAAAGATAGTATATGTCTCCTGTAACCCTAAAAGTATGGTAAAAGACTTGGCCATGCTAGAAGCACATGGCTACCAAGTAAAAAAAGTGAAATGCATGGACATGTTCCCCCATACCCCTCACGTTGAAGCCGTAACACTACTTACAAAGTAA
- the pssA gene encoding CDP-diacylglycerol--serine O-phosphatidyltransferase — protein sequence MKVKAHIPNLFTFFNLTLGILAIISILGEAYTLSAILILVAAFMDRFDGQLARKLDVESELGKELDSLCDLISFGVAPAILIWSFQLVDIGAVGIVIIVLFAIAGAYRLARFNIMEFDGEYMGIPITASGGIVALMTLYSINYPTSIYFVSIMMLFLSYSMISKRIKLKKR from the coding sequence TTGAAGGTAAAGGCCCACATTCCGAACTTATTTACTTTTTTCAATCTAACCCTTGGGATACTTGCAATCATAAGTATATTAGGGGAAGCATATACGCTTTCAGCAATATTAATTCTTGTAGCAGCTTTCATGGATCGTTTTGATGGACAGCTAGCCAGGAAGCTGGATGTAGAAAGTGAGCTTGGAAAGGAATTAGATTCACTATGTGATTTGATTTCCTTTGGAGTGGCACCAGCTATTTTAATATGGAGTTTTCAATTAGTAGACATTGGCGCAGTTGGAATTGTTATTATTGTTCTTTTTGCTATCGCAGGAGCATACCGATTAGCTCGATTCAATATTATGGAATTTGATGGTGAATACATGGGGATTCCCATTACAGCCAGTGGTGGCATTGTGGCACTAATGACATTATATTCCATAAATTATCCCACAAGCATTTATTTTGTGAGTATCATGATGCTCTTTTTATCCTATTCTATGATTTCAAAAAGGATTAAATTAAAAAAGAGATAA
- the fba gene encoding class II fructose-1,6-bisphosphate aldolase → MPLVTSKELFENAYKGKYAVGAFNVNNMEIIQGIVDAAKEEGSPIILQVSAGARKYANPIYLRKLVEAAVEDTDLPIVLHLDHGDSFEICKQCIDDGFTSVMIDASHHSFEENIEITKKVVDYAHSKGVVVEAELGRLAGVEDDVNVSAEDASYTNPEQAVEFVKRTGVDSLAIAIGTSHGAYKFKGEPKLDFDRLAKISSLLPNFPLVLHGASTVLPEFVEMCNQYGGNIPGAQGVPEEMLTQAASLGVCKINIDTDLRLAMTAAIRKELIENPGEFDPRKYLGPGRNAIKKMVQHKIKNVLKSSNSI, encoded by the coding sequence ATGCCATTAGTAACGAGTAAAGAGCTTTTTGAAAATGCCTATAAAGGCAAATATGCCGTTGGCGCTTTTAACGTCAACAATATGGAAATCATTCAAGGAATTGTAGATGCTGCCAAGGAAGAAGGTTCTCCTATTATTCTACAAGTTTCAGCAGGCGCAAGAAAGTATGCTAATCCTATTTACTTAAGAAAGTTGGTTGAAGCGGCAGTTGAAGACACCGATTTACCCATTGTTTTACATTTAGATCATGGTGATAGCTTTGAAATTTGTAAGCAATGTATTGATGATGGTTTTACATCTGTTATGATTGACGCATCTCATCATTCTTTCGAAGAAAACATTGAAATCACTAAAAAAGTTGTGGATTATGCCCACAGTAAAGGGGTTGTGGTTGAAGCTGAACTGGGTCGATTAGCTGGAGTAGAAGACGATGTCAATGTCAGTGCTGAAGATGCCAGCTATACCAACCCTGAACAAGCCGTTGAATTTGTTAAAAGAACTGGAGTGGACTCTCTAGCTATTGCAATTGGAACAAGTCATGGCGCATATAAATTTAAGGGAGAACCTAAGTTAGACTTCGATCGATTAGCTAAAATTTCTAGCCTACTTCCTAACTTTCCTCTTGTGCTCCATGGGGCATCTACTGTATTGCCTGAGTTTGTCGAGATGTGCAATCAGTATGGTGGTAATATTCCAGGGGCACAAGGGGTGCCTGAAGAGATGCTGACACAAGCTGCTTCCCTTGGGGTATGTAAGATTAACATAGATACAGATCTTCGATTGGCTATGACTGCAGCCATCCGAAAAGAATTGATCGAGAATCCAGGCGAATTTGATCCAAGAAAATACCTAGGACCTGGTAGAAATGCAATCAAAAAAATGGTTCAACACAAAATTAAAAATGTTTTAAAAAGTAGCAATTCCATCTAA
- a CDS encoding LapA family protein, with translation MSVAFIFSLLFSVLVVVFALQNSAIVTINFLFVEHSISQALVILISAIFGAIIVLLLSMVKQIKSNIKIRNLTKTIHKSEEAERILKEKEEKIQRGKLEEENRLLREQEEATQKEMSEMNNNNQENSNDIK, from the coding sequence ATGTCAGTAGCATTTATATTTTCCTTATTGTTTTCTGTGCTGGTTGTCGTATTTGCATTGCAAAACTCTGCGATTGTAACGATTAATTTTTTATTTGTAGAGCATAGTATTTCACAAGCGTTGGTCATATTAATATCTGCTATTTTTGGTGCGATTATTGTTTTACTGTTAAGTATGGTAAAACAAATAAAATCAAATATAAAAATCCGGAATTTAACGAAAACAATTCATAAATCAGAGGAAGCAGAGAGAATATTAAAGGAAAAAGAAGAGAAAATTCAAAGGGGAAAATTAGAGGAAGAAAATAGATTGTTAAGGGAGCAAGAAGAGGCGACACAAAAAGAAATGTCTGAGATGAATAACAATAATCAAGAGAATTCAAATGATATAAAGTAG
- a CDS encoding M20/M25/M40 family metallo-hydrolase — protein sequence MFEEKIRPLFLRLLATQSDTNTLRETYIEEQILHWIKEQPYFSENSDLCGTHPIDNDPYERNVVWSLVKGKGSQTIVMIHHHDALDIEDYGKLKPMALRPDELEEALKERRLPPQAKKDLESGEWTFGRGTADMKSGAAIQLVLSAHFSEDKDFSGNILLLSVPDEETLSRGMLSAVSLMTSLRDEYQLEYILAINSEPYFNQTKGKALFYEGSVGKVMPVLYVKGVKSHIGQPFNGMNPSLVLADLQKKTELNVQLCDLHGNEATPPPVWVNLKDRKKAYDASIPEAATGYFNWLTFTRSPKKIMDQLVSLSHRTLRDSLIHFKDAYENYCNLIGEEPEEISFDPKVYTFEMIYNTAMSKNKALFEEAYGAFLEEMIVALHENIITLPEATTRLIEFVAEWIDLEGPSIVIALSGPYYPHINNQLINQKLPFSLEEIINRISVEKYNLTFESKGFFMGISDLSYASWAGKTEDTELIKANSPGWDVIYHIPFKDLTTLKMPVVNIGPWGKDLHQITERVYTQDVYERIPTIIKGLILECFSPTE from the coding sequence ATGTTTGAAGAAAAAATTCGTCCGTTATTTCTTCGCCTTTTGGCGACACAAAGTGATACAAATACCCTGAGAGAAACCTATATTGAGGAGCAGATTTTACACTGGATTAAGGAGCAGCCCTATTTCAGTGAAAATAGTGATCTCTGTGGCACCCATCCCATCGACAATGATCCCTATGAAAGAAATGTGGTGTGGTCATTGGTCAAGGGAAAAGGTAGTCAAACCATCGTCATGATCCATCATCATGATGCGTTAGATATTGAAGACTATGGAAAGTTAAAACCCATGGCCCTAAGGCCTGATGAATTAGAAGAAGCATTAAAAGAGCGTCGCCTCCCTCCTCAAGCAAAAAAAGATCTTGAATCTGGAGAATGGACATTTGGTAGGGGCACTGCAGATATGAAGTCAGGGGCTGCCATCCAATTGGTTTTAAGTGCTCATTTCTCAGAGGACAAAGATTTTTCTGGTAATATCCTCTTACTCAGTGTACCGGATGAAGAAACCCTATCAAGAGGTATGCTCAGTGCCGTTTCTTTAATGACTTCATTAAGAGACGAGTATCAATTAGAATATATACTGGCGATCAATAGTGAGCCTTATTTTAATCAAACAAAGGGTAAGGCCCTATTTTATGAGGGCTCTGTTGGAAAAGTGATGCCTGTGCTTTATGTAAAGGGGGTTAAAAGTCATATTGGGCAACCCTTTAATGGTATGAACCCCTCCTTAGTACTTGCAGATCTACAGAAAAAAACTGAACTCAATGTACAGCTTTGTGATTTGCATGGCAATGAAGCTACGCCCCCCCCTGTTTGGGTAAATCTAAAGGATCGTAAAAAAGCCTATGACGCTTCTATTCCAGAGGCTGCTACAGGTTACTTTAACTGGTTAACCTTTACTCGATCTCCTAAAAAAATTATGGACCAATTGGTTTCCTTATCCCATAGAACCTTAAGAGATTCTCTGATTCACTTTAAGGATGCCTATGAAAATTACTGCAACCTGATTGGGGAAGAACCAGAGGAAATCTCCTTTGACCCTAAGGTCTATACCTTTGAAATGATTTACAATACGGCCATGAGTAAAAACAAAGCTCTCTTTGAAGAAGCCTATGGTGCTTTTTTAGAGGAAATGATAGTCGCATTACACGAAAATATCATCACCCTTCCAGAGGCCACTACCCGTTTGATTGAATTTGTTGCGGAATGGATTGATTTAGAGGGGCCTTCCATAGTGATTGCCCTATCTGGCCCATACTATCCCCATATCAATAACCAGTTAATTAATCAGAAGCTCCCCTTTTCCCTTGAAGAAATCATCAACAGGATTTCAGTGGAAAAATACAATTTAACCTTTGAATCCAAAGGCTTTTTCATGGGAATCTCTGATTTATCCTATGCTTCTTGGGCAGGTAAAACAGAGGATACTGAGTTGATAAAGGCCAATAGCCCGGGGTGGGATGTTATCTATCATATTCCCTTTAAGGATCTCACCACCCTGAAAATGCCGGTGGTCAACATTGGTCCTTGGGGAAAGGACCTCCATCAAATAACCGAAAGAGTCTATACACAGGATGTTTATGAAAGAATCCCCACCATCATTAAAGGTTTGATTTTGGAATGTTTTTCACCAACTGAATAG
- a CDS encoding pseudouridine synthase — MAKTQRLDKILANLGHGSRSDIRRLCRQGVVTVNGAVVKSSSQHVEPENDKITVGEEEIYYREFVYIMMNKPQDVISATEDFKEKTVVDLLESKYQAFDVFPVGRLDKDTEGLLMLTNDGKLAHQLLSPKKHVPKTYYAKIEGVVTDADVEAFEKGIFIEENLQTMPSQLKILKADEISEVEVTIYEGKYHQVKRMFQATDKEVVYLKRLSMGSLMLDNSLDLGTYRELSEEELQGLKNGDKI; from the coding sequence ATGGCAAAAACACAAAGATTAGATAAAATATTAGCGAACCTAGGGCATGGGAGTCGAAGTGACATCCGAAGGCTCTGTAGACAGGGAGTCGTGACAGTAAATGGAGCCGTGGTGAAGAGTAGTAGCCAGCATGTAGAACCGGAAAATGATAAGATCACAGTAGGGGAAGAGGAAATATACTATCGGGAGTTTGTTTACATAATGATGAACAAACCCCAGGATGTGATTTCTGCCACTGAGGATTTCAAAGAGAAAACGGTTGTAGATCTATTAGAAAGTAAATACCAGGCATTTGATGTGTTCCCAGTAGGCAGATTAGATAAGGATACAGAGGGACTATTGATGCTGACCAATGATGGGAAACTAGCCCACCAGTTGTTATCTCCCAAAAAACATGTCCCCAAGACCTATTATGCAAAGATTGAGGGTGTCGTAACAGATGCAGATGTAGAGGCATTTGAAAAAGGAATCTTTATTGAAGAAAACCTTCAGACCATGCCATCTCAACTAAAGATATTAAAGGCAGATGAAATTTCTGAAGTAGAGGTAACGATCTATGAAGGGAAGTATCATCAAGTAAAGAGAATGTTTCAAGCCACAGATAAAGAAGTGGTCTATTTAAAGAGATTATCTATGGGGAGCTTAATGCTTGATAATTCCCTAGATTTAGGTACATACAGAGAACTATCCGAAGAGGAGCTTCAAGGATTAAAAAATGGAGATAAAATTTAG
- a CDS encoding GTP pyrophosphokinase, giving the protein MKQIEWKRTLIPYEQAVEELKVKFKSIRNELRAMGEYSPIEFVTGRVKKISSILEKAKKLDVSLEEIHDKIEDIAGIRIMCQFVEDIYTVVDYIRERDGKDLEIVYEKDYITNYKDSGYRSYHVIIRYPIQTALGPKKILAELQIRTLAMNFWAIIEHSLKYKYKRQIPGHINDRLEKAAHAAFKLDQEMSEIRHEIRQAQKLFEIKSNTISNILKNIQLLYLVGRVTEATEFQERFNEMWDNGDVKELKDFAREVSEFSEKYDAYE; this is encoded by the coding sequence TTGAAGCAAATAGAATGGAAAAGGACTTTAATTCCTTATGAACAGGCAGTAGAGGAATTGAAGGTTAAGTTTAAAAGCATAAGAAATGAACTAAGAGCAATGGGGGAATATTCCCCCATTGAATTTGTGACAGGAAGAGTTAAAAAGATTTCAAGCATTTTAGAAAAGGCTAAAAAACTAGATGTAAGTTTAGAGGAAATTCACGATAAAATAGAAGACATTGCAGGGATTAGGATTATGTGCCAGTTTGTAGAAGATATTTATACTGTGGTAGATTATATTCGAGAGAGAGATGGGAAGGATCTTGAAATTGTTTACGAGAAGGACTATATTACAAATTATAAAGACAGTGGTTATCGGAGCTATCATGTGATTATTCGCTATCCTATCCAAACGGCTTTGGGTCCTAAGAAGATTTTAGCAGAGCTTCAGATTCGAACACTGGCCATGAACTTTTGGGCAATTATTGAACATTCCCTAAAGTATAAATATAAGCGTCAAATACCAGGGCACATTAATGACCGTCTAGAAAAAGCAGCCCATGCAGCTTTTAAGCTAGACCAAGAGATGTCAGAAATTCGGCATGAAATTAGACAGGCGCAGAAATTGTTTGAAATTAAATCCAATACGATTTCAAACATTTTAAAGAACATTCAACTACTTTATTTGGTAGGACGTGTAACAGAGGCAACGGAATTTCAAGAGCGATTTAATGAAATGTGGGACAATGGAGACGTCAAGGAACTGAAGGATTTCGCAAGGGAAGTCAGTGAATTTAGCGAAAAATATGACGCCTATGAGTAA
- a CDS encoding metallophosphoesterase, which yields MALYAIGDLHLSGNVDKPMDIFGDQWKQHHERIKTSWQQTVQKNDTVLIPGDISWAMNLEDAMIDLQWVDDLPGKKVLCRGNHDYWWSSIKKLNSLFEKMDFVQNNFFVHEHYAVCGARGWNCPNVHRFTEHDQKIYEREAQRLRLSLDQARGAGHEDFIVMLHYPPTNDKLMPSLFTEICEEYKVNQVVYGHLHGEDSHGAGLRGNHNGVNYHLVSCDYLQFKLIQIL from the coding sequence ATGGCATTATATGCAATCGGAGATTTGCATTTAAGTGGAAACGTAGATAAACCAATGGATATTTTTGGTGATCAATGGAAGCAACATCATGAACGAATTAAAACAAGTTGGCAACAGACTGTACAGAAAAATGATACGGTGTTGATACCTGGTGATATTTCATGGGCTATGAATTTAGAAGATGCCATGATTGATCTACAATGGGTAGATGATTTGCCGGGAAAAAAAGTCTTATGTAGAGGTAACCATGATTATTGGTGGAGTTCAATAAAAAAACTCAATAGTCTCTTTGAGAAGATGGATTTTGTACAAAATAATTTTTTTGTGCATGAACACTATGCGGTTTGTGGTGCAAGAGGATGGAATTGTCCTAATGTACATAGGTTTACAGAGCATGATCAAAAAATTTATGAGCGTGAAGCACAGCGACTCAGACTATCGTTAGACCAAGCAAGAGGTGCTGGCCATGAAGATTTTATTGTGATGCTTCATTATCCACCAACAAATGATAAACTCATGCCCTCTTTGTTTACGGAAATTTGTGAAGAATACAAAGTCAACCAAGTTGTTTATGGACATTTGCATGGCGAAGACTCTCATGGGGCAGGACTCAGGGGAAATCATAATGGGGTAAACTATCACTTGGTCTCTTGTGATTATTTGCAGTTTAAGTTAATACAGATACTATAA
- a CDS encoding DUF6648 family protein — protein sequence MKYVPRQNIFKDFFQQREAFIVQYKNGDMTKKEYIEESYFYMKQNDIKPFQKMDSFEKAIYNYQYYNMMAKYCYLQAKEIKKYGKHSEKQREYLQRVNQYYYQKDKSTMAALEVEEFRGVEVYYIRTKSSYLKDQLYEIVFKGHKGVILHSKSAWLRERLEDEQIFSEVIKNSLIENYINEKY from the coding sequence TTGAAATACGTACCGAGACAAAATATATTTAAAGATTTTTTTCAACAAAGAGAAGCCTTCATTGTCCAATATAAAAATGGCGATATGACAAAAAAAGAATATATTGAAGAAAGCTACTTTTATATGAAACAAAATGACATCAAACCATTTCAAAAAATGGACAGCTTTGAAAAGGCGATTTATAATTATCAATATTACAATATGATGGCAAAGTACTGTTACTTACAAGCTAAGGAAATCAAAAAATACGGCAAGCATTCAGAAAAGCAACGAGAATATTTGCAACGGGTTAACCAGTATTACTATCAAAAAGATAAATCAACCATGGCTGCCCTTGAAGTAGAAGAATTTCGAGGTGTTGAAGTATATTATATACGTACAAAATCATCCTATCTGAAAGACCAATTATATGAAATTGTTTTTAAAGGTCATAAGGGTGTCATCCTACATTCTAAAAGTGCTTGGCTACGAGAGCGATTGGAAGATGAACAGATTTTCAGTGAAGTAATTAAGAATTCCTTAATTGAAAACTATATTAATGAGAAATACTAA